The Verrucomicrobiota bacterium nucleotide sequence CTGATAACCAATAGTGGTTACCTCAACACGATTTCGAGGATCAGGGGTATTTGAAACATACCGTGGTTGGCGTTGAACCGTTATTGTTTTGAGATAGGTAACCGGCTCTACTGTGCAAAAGTATGTGACAACGTAAACGGCAGCCAAACCGATTGCTGCGGCGATGGTAATGATGAGACTTCGGTAGTTCACGGTCTATTCTTGATCGCCCACTTCGTTCATGGTTTCCGGTAGCCCGTTGGTTTTCATGGCACCGACCATCCCCCCAAAGGCCGCTCGGGTCAATGCGAAACGGCCGCCGTTGAGGCGGCCGTTCGCGGCTTGCCTCTGCTCACAAACTCATGTGGCTGATCGGGTCGCTCCAATCGCTTTTGCGGGTGGAACCGCCCACGGCGCGGACCTGGATGCTGTAGTTGGTGCCCGGCGTCAGACCGTCGAGGAGTATGTCGCGGGAGCTGGTGAATAACCCGCCCATCTGCCAGGGGCCGAGCGTGCCACCGGCGGCGATCACGGCATAACGCACCTCGTAGCAACGGGCATTGGCGATGGCTTTGACGCGGATTTTGAGTTGGCCGCTGTTGCCGTTTTCCACGCGCACATCGGCGGGCTTGGGCAAGGGAGTGGAGGGGCTGTGGCCGCTCACGGCTTCAAAGCCGCTGCTGAGCAAGAGGGCCAGGTCATCACCGCAATGTTCCTGGACGTGACCGGCCAGCTTGCGCAGCAGGGTCACCAGGATCGCGCGCTTGTTGTTTTTATCCGCCGTGGCCGCCTTGCCGCCATCGGGTTGGGCGGCGATGGCGTTGGTGAAGTCCGTCACCGCCGCCTGCAATGCCACTTTCGTCACGGGCGGGTTGGCATAGGCGGGGATGTCAAAGAGTTGGGCCAGGACGCGCCCGCCCGTTTCCTCCAGGGAGTGGTCGGGGGCATTGGTGAAGCCGAGTAATACTCGCAGATGAGTCATATGTTTATACGGTTGAGGTTCCGGCACATTACCATTCCAGACCAAGCCGCGGTCACCCCACCGAAACGGGGTGCCGTCCGGGTAGGTGCCGTTCCAGGTAAGGGGGGTAGGTGCCATGAGTTTGTTTATTGGTTAGTTTTGATGGTTTTGCAGGGTGAAAGGGTCAAAAATCGGGAAAATCCGGCTAACTCACTGGAAAACAAGGCCTTGTGCGTTCGGCGTCCGGCTTTGGGTGACGCGGACAAGCCTTTTTTCGAGCCGGACAAGGTCTTGTGCAAGCCGGACAAGGTCTTGTCTGCAACGGACAAGGTCTTGTCTGCAACGGACAAGGTCTTGTCTGCAACGGACAAGGTCTTGTTTGCCACGGACAAGGTCTTGTTTGCCTTGGACAAGGTCTTGTCTGAGCCGGACAAGGTCTTGTTTGTCACGGACAGGGTCTTTTTTAAGCGGGAAAGGGTCTTTTTTAAGCGGGAAAGGGTTGCCTGCCGGTGCCAAGGGGTTGGGGGCGGGGATGACAAAAGGGTGCCCTTCACGCTGGAAAGCGCTTCCGTAGTTCCGCCGGGTGTATGGGCGGAAACTGCATCGAATATCCTACCTGGGTACATGCGGTCCATGCTCGATTGACAGTGATCTTGCACGGAAGGTACCCATTCAGCTTAGGACTGACAAGCATTATTTGTCAGAAATTTTTGGTGCGCTGCCGCCCGGCAGTTCGTGGGGTGCCAGGGTTTGGCAGCGGGAATGGACGTCGTGCCCGGTGGCGCGTTGGAAGTTGGCGAAGTCCGCCGGGGGGAAGGTGTGCCCGTTGTAGGTGAATCCGCCGAGGTCGTAGAGGTTGTTATCGCCGTGCCAGACGGCGGTGGTGCCGCAGGTCAGCCGCACGGCGTTGCCGCCGCAGAGCAGGCTGTGGTCGAGGGTGACTTCCCCCGTGACGTTCCAGGTCAATCCCTGGGTCGTCAGCCGGGTGGCTTGCAGGATGCTGTTGCGGAGCACTTCAAATTGCCGGGGTTTATCGCCGCGATAGATCACCTGGACATTGTCCATGGTGACGCGCGTGGTTTGGTTGGATTTGGCTTGGCCCATGATGGTGACGGGGTGCGCCGCCGTGGTGGGGAGGATCAGGGAGTTGCGCAGCTCAAAGGTGGTCTCTTCCAGGGCGAAGAATTCATAGCCCCGGTTGCCTTCCAGGCGGAGATGGTTGAGTTTGCAACGGCTCCGGCCGATGTTGCAGACGCCGGTGGCGTTGCCGCGGGCCTCGAAGCCATCCACTTCAAACTCGCAGGTTTCATGGGCGCTGAGGCCATCGTCGCCGTTGTCAATGGCCTTGATGTTCTCGAAGCGCACGTCGCGGCTGGAGTTGTGGAGGTTGAAGCCGTCGTTGATGAACCGGGTGCAGGTGAGGTTGCGAATGATCAGGTGCTCGTTGGTGCTGCCGCTGATGCCCACGCCGTTGGAGCGGTGGGGAATCTCAATGCCGGCCTCGGCCAGCGCCTGGCCGGGGGCGAGGCGCAGGTAGAACGCCTTGCCTTCCGCCTGATAGGTCCATTGGCCGGGCGCGAGTTCGCCGGGCTTTTTGAACGGGGCGCGGGCGCCTTTGCTGACGCGGTCCATGTATTGAATCTGCCCTTTGAAAATAAAGAACATGCGCAGGAGCACGGCGTCATCGCCGCGCACCGTGGCAAAGAGGGAATCGCTGCGGTACAGGCCATCGCCCAGGTCCACCCAGGCTTTGGGATCGAGCGGTTCCACGCCCGTGAGAGTGGCGCCGTGACCGTCAATGATCAGCGGCTTGCCGGGCGCGCCCGAGCGTTTGTTTAACAGGATGCTTTCGTGATAGGGTCGGTTGAGGTTGGCCAGGTGAACAGTATCCCCGGCCTTCGCGAGGGCGATGCCGCGTGCGATGGTCTTCACCGGCCCCGCCGGGCTGGCGGCGACGGTTTGCGCCAGGCCGTTGAAGGTATCTTGGCCATGATCCGGGTCCACGTAGATGTCCCGCGCCAGCGCCGTCAACGCCGGGCCGACCACCAACAGCATCATCCAGCGTAGCGGTTTCATTTCGTTGTTCTTTCCGTATTCCGTTGCGTCATTGCGGCGCGACATTGATGCCGGCATCCCTGAATTTCAAGTTTGGTTTTTGATTGAAAGTTGACGGGGCTGGTTTAGCGTTTGCCCTAATGAAATCGCGTATCCAGATTACGGTATTGCTGATGCTTGCCAGCTTGGTCCAGGTCCGGGCCGGGGAACCGCTGGTCCAGGAATGGGTCTTCACCCAGGAATCCGCCCGCAAAGAGTGGACGGCCAACGGCCACATCAAAGACGTGAAGCCCACCCGCGATGGCATCTCCTTTCGGACGGAAGGGAGCGACCCCATCTTTACGCTCCAGACCATGCTCAACGTTCCCGCCACCCCCTGGCAGATGGTGGAGATTTGTTTGAAAGCCGACCATGACGGAGTCGGGGAACTGTTCTGGAGCAACACTCAGGAAGGCAAGTATGGCGGGTTCACCTCGGAAAAGGTGACACGCTACACCGCCACCGGCGGCACCAATTGGCAAACCATCCGGCTGCTGCCATTTTGGCAGACGGAAAAACGCATCATGCGCTTGCGCCTGGATGTGTACGACGGCACCCGGTTTGAACTGGCCTCCATCCGGATTGTGGACCTGATGACGGACGCGGCGCCGGTCAAACCAGACTTTGATTTCACGCAGGGCGGATGTGGTTGGCTTCCGCTGGATGGCGCAACCGGCACGACGAACAAGCTCGGCGTCATCGTGGGTTTGCCCACCAGCCGCAGCTTCTTCCTCTCGCCCGCCGTCCAGTTTTCGAGCGAAGATGCCGCGTATCTGGCCGTGCGCCTGGCCGCCACCAAAGGGCGCACCGGCAAGTTGTATTTTGCCACCGACCAATCGCCCGGCTGGCAAACGGTGGCGTTTCCCATCACGGCGGATGGCCGCCCGCACACCTACAATCTGGATATGCTGACGGTGGAGAAATGGCGGGGCCGCATTGTCGCACTCGGGTTGCGCCCGACGGATGCGACCAATACCGCCAGCATGGTCAACTGGCTGCGCGTGGGCACGGGACCGCAAGGTTCGGCGCAAATCCAGGTCCTGTCGTTTGGCCTGGATGAAGCCTTGCCGCGGGTCGGCGGCGAATATCGGATACTGGCGCACCTGGTTAACACCGGCGGCGCGCCGCTCACGGGACTCCAGGCCGAGTTGACCTTACCCAAGGGGGCCATTGCCGTGGTGAAGCCGCTGCACGGGGCGCTGACCAACCAACTCGCCTTTGGCGAGACCCTGGATCTCGCCTGGCGCTTCAAGCCGGCGGCGCCGATCTCTGGCGATGCGGTGCTGCGGCTCACCGCCTCCGCCGCCAATCCGGTTACCACCCAGGCGCCGATGCGCGTCACTCCCACGCTGCGCCTGGAAAAAGCATCCTATGTTCCCGAGCCGAAACCGGTGCGTGGTCCTTACGAGGTGGGCGCATATTATTATCCCGGCTGGCAGGATGCGAGCCGCTGGCAGCCCCTCCAGAATTTTCCCGAGCGCAAGCCGGTGCTGGGTTGGTACGCCGAAGGCAGCCCGGAGGTCGCCGACTGGCATATCAAATGGGCCGTGGAGCATGGCATCACCTTCTTTGCCTACGATTGGTATTGGAGTCAGGGAGCACGCCACAACGAACACGGGCTGCACGACGGCTATTTCAAGGCGCGCTATCGCAATCTGTTGAAGTTCTGCCTGCTCTGGGCGAATCATAACCCGAAAAACACCTCATCCCAGGCGGATTGCCTGGCGGTCACCCGCTATTGGATCACCAATTATTTCAAGCGGCCCGAGCATCTCACCGTCGAGGGTAAGCCGGTGATGATTATTTTCAGCGAGGATCGCCTTGCCTCAGACCTCGGCGTGGAAGGCGTAAAAACGGCCTTCGAGGCGATGCGCGCCGAATGTCGCCAGGCGGGCTTGCCCGGCCTGTATCTCGTCACCTGTGTGAACAGCGTGGGGCAGGCCCGACGGGCCGCGCAGCAGGGGTACGATGCCGTGAGCGCCTACAACTGGCCGCATCTCGGCGCGGCGGCGGATGAAAAGGCCGCTCCGTATTCCACCTTGATCGGTGGCTACTATCGTCAGTGGCAACACATCGTGTCCGAGACCGCCATCCCGCTGATGCTGCCGATCTGCGGCGGCTGGGATAGCCGGCCATGGCATGGCGATAACGCGTTGGTGCGGTATGAACGCACCCCGGAATTATTCCGCCAACACCTGCTCGATGCCCGGTCGTTCATGGACCAGGTCCAGAAGCCATCCCCGGTCACCCGCTTTGCGTTGGTGGAGGCATGGAATGAATGGGGGGAAGGCTCCTATATCGAGCCGCATCAACAATACGGTTTCAGCTATCTGGATGCCATTCGTGAGGTATTTTCCGGTGCCACGAATGCGCACGTGGATTTCGGTCCGGCGGATGTCGGCATGGGGCCGTATGAGGTCCCGACCATGGAACCATCGAAAACGGCCTGGGAATTTACCCAGGCGACGGAGGTGTGGAATTCGCACATGCATCTGGATGACGTAAAAGTGGTGGAAGGGGCGTTGACCGGGCGTTCCGTGGGCAATGATCCCGCGTTCTTTAGCCCGCCCTTAAAGGTCCAGTCCGCCCAGTTTGGGAAAATCCAACTGCGCATGAAGCTGACCGATACCACCGGCCAGGGTTTCAAGGATCAGGGGCAGATGTTCTGGAGCACCGCGCGTTTGCACGAAAGCGAAGCCACCAGTATGCGCTTTGAAGTTGCCGGGGATGGTCAATGGCACGACTACGAAGTGCCGGTAAGCCAAAGCAAACGCTGGCAGGGAACCATCACCCGGCTGCGGCTGGACCCCTGCAACCGCGCTGGCGTCCAGATCGCCGTGGATTACCTGCGCCTGGTCAAATGAACTGGTTCCGTTTCAGTTTCCTGCTGTTGGCCGCCGGAACGGTTTACGCCGCCCCGCTGCCCGATCTGGGTTCCCTCAAGCCGGATCTCGTCATCCCGGAATTGCGCGAGGGCAAGCCCGCGCCCGGCCACCGCGTGCGCCAGACCTTGCCGGGCTATGCCGGCACACGCGTCTATCATGTGCTCTATCTGCCGGAGGATTGGCAGCCGGGCCGCCGTTACCCGGTGATTGCCGAATACGCCGGCAATGGTGGATATACCAATCGCTATGGCGACATCAGCCTGGGCTGGCCGGAAAACTCACGGCTGGGCTACGGGCTGTCTGGCGGACGCGGCTGCCTGTGGATTTGCCTGCCGTACATCGTGGGGCGCGGGAATGAACGCGCGAACACCAACCGCTGGTGGGGAGACATTGCCGAGACGGTGGGTTACTGCCAGGCAGCCATGCGCTGGCTGGCCGCAGAATACGGCGCGGACACCAACCGCCTGGTCCTGGCCGGATTTTCGCGCGGGGCCATCGGGTGCAACGTGCTCGGGCTGCACGACGAGGAAACCAGCTGGCTCTGGCGGGCGTTCTTTGCCCACAGCCATTACGACGGCGTTAATACCAACTGGCCGTATCAGGGCGCCGACCGCGCCTCCGCCCTGGAGCGGTTGCAGCGATTGCGCGGTCGCCCCCAATGGATCAGCCAGGAAGGCGGCGTGAAGGCCACCGAGGACTATTTGCGGACAATCAAGATTCCCGGTGACTTCACCTTTGTGCCCCTTCCCTTCCGCAACCATACCGACGCCTGGGTGCTGTACGACCTCCCGGAACGCCGCCAGGCCCGGGAATGGCTGGCGCGTGTGATGCAGATGCCTTAAACGTCTCGGCTTGCAATGGGGAATATTTGCGGCACGACCCCAGTCAATTCCGATGTATCTGCGCAATAATATGGTCTCATTTAAGGCGTTGTTCTAGTCGAACCCATTTTTCGGTTTAGCGG carries:
- a CDS encoding right-handed parallel beta-helix repeat-containing protein encodes the protein MKPLRWMMLLVVGPALTALARDIYVDPDHGQDTFNGLAQTVAASPAGPVKTIARGIALAKAGDTVHLANLNRPYHESILLNKRSGAPGKPLIIDGHGATLTGVEPLDPKAWVDLGDGLYRSDSLFATVRGDDAVLLRMFFIFKGQIQYMDRVSKGARAPFKKPGELAPGQWTYQAEGKAFYLRLAPGQALAEAGIEIPHRSNGVGISGSTNEHLIIRNLTCTRFINDGFNLHNSSRDVRFENIKAIDNGDDGLSAHETCEFEVDGFEARGNATGVCNIGRSRCKLNHLRLEGNRGYEFFALEETTFELRNSLILPTTAAHPVTIMGQAKSNQTTRVTMDNVQVIYRGDKPRQFEVLRNSILQATRLTTQGLTWNVTGEVTLDHSLLCGGNAVRLTCGTTAVWHGDNNLYDLGGFTYNGHTFPPADFANFQRATGHDVHSRCQTLAPHELPGGSAPKISDK
- a CDS encoding fibronectin type III domain-containing protein; this translates as MAPTPLTWNGTYPDGTPFRWGDRGLVWNGNVPEPQPYKHMTHLRVLLGFTNAPDHSLEETGGRVLAQLFDIPAYANPPVTKVALQAAVTDFTNAIAAQPDGGKAATADKNNKRAILVTLLRKLAGHVQEHCGDDLALLLSSGFEAVSGHSPSTPLPKPADVRVENGNSGQLKIRVKAIANARCYEVRYAVIAAGGTLGPWQMGGLFTSSRDILLDGLTPGTNYSIQVRAVGGSTRKSDWSDPISHMSL
- a CDS encoding glycoside hydrolase family 99-like domain-containing protein, producing MKSRIQITVLLMLASLVQVRAGEPLVQEWVFTQESARKEWTANGHIKDVKPTRDGISFRTEGSDPIFTLQTMLNVPATPWQMVEICLKADHDGVGELFWSNTQEGKYGGFTSEKVTRYTATGGTNWQTIRLLPFWQTEKRIMRLRLDVYDGTRFELASIRIVDLMTDAAPVKPDFDFTQGGCGWLPLDGATGTTNKLGVIVGLPTSRSFFLSPAVQFSSEDAAYLAVRLAATKGRTGKLYFATDQSPGWQTVAFPITADGRPHTYNLDMLTVEKWRGRIVALGLRPTDATNTASMVNWLRVGTGPQGSAQIQVLSFGLDEALPRVGGEYRILAHLVNTGGAPLTGLQAELTLPKGAIAVVKPLHGALTNQLAFGETLDLAWRFKPAAPISGDAVLRLTASAANPVTTQAPMRVTPTLRLEKASYVPEPKPVRGPYEVGAYYYPGWQDASRWQPLQNFPERKPVLGWYAEGSPEVADWHIKWAVEHGITFFAYDWYWSQGARHNEHGLHDGYFKARYRNLLKFCLLWANHNPKNTSSQADCLAVTRYWITNYFKRPEHLTVEGKPVMIIFSEDRLASDLGVEGVKTAFEAMRAECRQAGLPGLYLVTCVNSVGQARRAAQQGYDAVSAYNWPHLGAAADEKAAPYSTLIGGYYRQWQHIVSETAIPLMLPICGGWDSRPWHGDNALVRYERTPELFRQHLLDARSFMDQVQKPSPVTRFALVEAWNEWGEGSYIEPHQQYGFSYLDAIREVFSGATNAHVDFGPADVGMGPYEVPTMEPSKTAWEFTQATEVWNSHMHLDDVKVVEGALTGRSVGNDPAFFSPPLKVQSAQFGKIQLRMKLTDTTGQGFKDQGQMFWSTARLHESEATSMRFEVAGDGQWHDYEVPVSQSKRWQGTITRLRLDPCNRAGVQIAVDYLRLVK